A single region of the Arthrobacter sp. V1I7 genome encodes:
- a CDS encoding TatD family hydrolase, which produces MRIFEPHIHMTSRTTNDYEALYASGVRALVEPAFWSGQPRTNVGSFIDYFDSLLGWERFRAAQFGIRHHATIALNPKEANDPRCVPVLDEIPRYLVKEGVVAVGEIGYDSMTPAEDRAFSRQLELAREYSLPAMVHTPHREKLAGTHRTLDVIRESGIAAGMVVVDHLNETNVEIVKNAGAWMGFSIYPDTKMDERRMVTILSRYGTERVLVNSAADWGRSDPLKTISTANAMLAAGFTTDDVDMVLWRNPVEFYGQSGQLILDPIPGFVAAELPDATAGFEGNSVLRGARV; this is translated from the coding sequence ATGCGAATTTTCGAACCTCACATCCACATGACAAGCCGCACCACCAACGACTATGAGGCCCTCTACGCCAGCGGTGTGCGCGCCCTCGTGGAACCCGCGTTCTGGTCGGGCCAGCCCCGCACCAATGTCGGTTCCTTCATCGACTACTTCGACTCCCTGCTCGGCTGGGAACGGTTCCGCGCCGCCCAGTTCGGCATCCGCCACCACGCGACGATCGCCCTCAACCCCAAGGAGGCGAACGACCCGCGCTGTGTTCCCGTCCTGGATGAGATCCCCCGCTACCTGGTGAAGGAGGGAGTGGTCGCCGTCGGCGAGATCGGCTACGACTCGATGACTCCCGCAGAGGACCGGGCGTTCAGCCGCCAGTTGGAACTCGCGCGCGAGTATTCGCTGCCCGCGATGGTGCACACGCCGCACAGGGAAAAGCTCGCCGGCACCCACCGGACGCTAGATGTCATCCGTGAGTCGGGCATTGCAGCCGGCATGGTCGTTGTTGACCATCTCAACGAGACGAACGTCGAGATCGTGAAGAACGCGGGAGCCTGGATGGGGTTCTCGATCTACCCGGACACCAAAATGGATGAGCGGCGCATGGTTACGATCCTCAGCCGCTACGGAACCGAAAGAGTGCTGGTCAACTCCGCAGCTGACTGGGGCAGGTCCGATCCCCTGAAAACCATCAGCACCGCCAACGCGATGCTCGCGGCCGGCTTCACGACCGACGACGTCGACATGGTGCTCTGGCGCAATCCGGTCGAGTTCTATGGCCAGAGCGGCCAGCTGATCCTCGATCCGATCCCCGGGTTCGTTGCGGCTGAACTGCCGGATGCGACAGCGGGTTTCGAGGGCAACTCAGTCCTGCGGGGGGCTCGAGTCTGA
- the eboE gene encoding metabolite traffic protein EboE, whose amino-acid sequence MLLSYCTNVHPAEDLDGVIRQLREYAGPIRRTVGLDTLGIGLWLPAGLARQLAGSAEDRSALLGVLHAEGLQLHTINAFPFGGFHNEVVKLDVYKPTWAERERLEYTLNCAEVLAALLPEDIAGSISTLPLAWREPWTQDDDDDATSAFAELSSRLRDLRERTGKTVRVAVEPEPGCVLDTVADVVGWLGPRIERGVDPEFVGLCVDTCHLAVSFADPAGAVNEVHAAGLRIVKVQASAALHVTDPTDPAAREALAAFVEPRYLHQVRESRPDGVIAADDLDEALADLPGESAWRVHFHIPLHHLPSPPLETTVDVLRRTVAEVGQLPYAPEVHLDIETYTWSVLPGSSVGITDGIAAEIAWAQSNLFEAAPAPANS is encoded by the coding sequence ATGCTCCTTTCCTATTGCACCAACGTCCACCCGGCCGAGGACCTCGACGGCGTGATCCGGCAGCTCCGCGAGTACGCCGGTCCGATCCGCCGCACGGTGGGCCTGGACACCCTCGGCATTGGACTGTGGCTGCCCGCCGGGCTGGCCCGTCAACTGGCTGGCAGTGCAGAGGACCGCAGCGCCCTCCTCGGCGTCCTCCACGCTGAGGGGCTACAACTGCACACCATCAATGCCTTCCCCTTCGGCGGCTTCCACAATGAGGTAGTCAAACTCGACGTCTACAAGCCGACGTGGGCCGAGCGTGAGCGGCTCGAATACACGCTGAACTGCGCGGAGGTGCTTGCGGCCTTGCTGCCCGAGGACATAGCCGGCTCAATCTCCACTCTCCCCCTTGCCTGGCGGGAGCCATGGACACAGGACGACGACGACGACGCCACTTCCGCGTTTGCCGAGCTAAGCTCCCGCTTGCGTGACCTTCGGGAGCGTACGGGAAAGACTGTCCGCGTCGCCGTCGAACCGGAGCCGGGATGCGTGCTCGATACAGTCGCCGACGTCGTCGGCTGGCTGGGGCCCCGAATTGAACGCGGCGTCGATCCGGAATTCGTGGGCTTGTGCGTGGACACCTGCCACCTCGCCGTTTCGTTCGCGGACCCGGCCGGCGCTGTCAACGAGGTTCATGCGGCAGGCCTGCGGATAGTGAAGGTGCAGGCGTCAGCAGCCCTGCACGTAACGGATCCGACCGACCCGGCAGCCCGGGAGGCACTGGCGGCGTTCGTTGAACCGCGATATCTCCACCAGGTTCGGGAGTCGCGGCCGGACGGTGTCATTGCCGCCGACGATCTCGACGAAGCCCTCGCTGACCTACCCGGAGAAAGCGCGTGGCGGGTTCACTTCCACATCCCCCTCCATCACCTGCCCTCGCCTCCGCTGGAGACCACCGTGGACGTGCTGCGGCGGACGGTCGCCGAAGTTGGTCAGCTGCCCTACGCGCCTGAGGTCCACCTCGACATCGAGACCTATACCTGGAGCGTGCTGCCCGGCTCATCGGTGGGCATCACCGACGGGATTGCCGCGGAGATCGCGTGGGCCCAGTCGAACCTGTTCGAGGCCGCACCCGCTCCTGCGAACTCGTAA
- a CDS encoding alkaline phosphatase family protein produces MKPVLLLNVVGLTAKALSQMPRLSRLAAQGWSSELATVLPAVTCTVQSTMLTGLAPAQHGIVGNGWYFRELGDIFLWRQHNRLVSGENIWEAARRQYPGYSAGNICWWYAMGMSTDLTVTPRPIYHADGRKSPDAYVRPAELHDELVSRYGDFPLFQFWGPTATIQSSEWIVNSTRHVMRNQSPNLLMAYLPHLDYDLQRFGPDSPQAAHAAAELDRVLAPLLDEASARGYAVIAVAEYGIEEARTPVDINRVLRREGLLEVYVQDGREQLDPWTSRAFAVADHQVAHVYVSDPSDVERVAAVLRGTEGVDEVLDREAQGRYGLDHERSGELVVIAEPGAWFTYYFWLDDDRAPEYARGVDIHRKPGYDPAELFFNPADNLAKAKAGLNLVKKKLGLRYAMSTVPLDPTHVRGTHGRLPDSPDGTPLIIGSHDRIPSSVEALLAKGSQVPAAAVKGLVLQTQGIDG; encoded by the coding sequence ATGAAACCAGTACTGCTGCTGAACGTCGTTGGCCTGACCGCGAAGGCCCTGAGCCAGATGCCTCGCCTGTCGCGGCTTGCTGCACAGGGATGGTCCTCGGAACTGGCTACGGTACTGCCCGCGGTGACGTGCACTGTTCAATCCACCATGCTGACGGGGCTGGCGCCGGCGCAGCACGGGATCGTGGGAAACGGCTGGTACTTCCGGGAACTCGGCGATATTTTCCTGTGGCGCCAACACAACAGGCTTGTCAGCGGCGAGAACATCTGGGAGGCCGCCCGCCGCCAGTATCCCGGGTACAGCGCAGGGAATATCTGCTGGTGGTACGCCATGGGGATGTCCACCGACCTGACAGTGACCCCCCGTCCGATCTATCATGCGGACGGCCGAAAGTCTCCCGATGCCTACGTGCGACCAGCCGAACTGCACGACGAACTGGTGTCCCGTTACGGTGACTTCCCGCTCTTCCAGTTCTGGGGCCCGACGGCGACAATCCAGTCGAGCGAGTGGATCGTCAACTCCACCAGGCACGTCATGCGGAACCAGTCACCGAATCTGCTGATGGCCTACCTGCCGCACCTGGACTACGACCTGCAACGGTTTGGACCCGACTCGCCGCAGGCTGCCCACGCGGCTGCCGAGCTCGACCGCGTCCTTGCGCCGCTGCTGGATGAGGCCAGCGCGCGCGGTTACGCGGTAATTGCGGTGGCCGAGTACGGGATCGAAGAAGCACGCACACCGGTGGACATCAACCGCGTCCTGCGCAGGGAAGGCCTGCTGGAGGTCTATGTGCAGGACGGCAGGGAGCAACTCGATCCATGGACCTCCCGGGCATTTGCCGTAGCTGACCACCAGGTTGCCCATGTGTACGTCTCCGACCCGTCGGACGTGGAACGGGTGGCAGCGGTCCTTCGTGGAACTGAGGGAGTGGACGAGGTCCTCGACCGGGAAGCGCAGGGCCGCTACGGGCTCGATCACGAAAGGTCCGGGGAGCTCGTTGTCATAGCGGAGCCGGGCGCCTGGTTCACGTATTACTTCTGGCTCGACGACGACCGGGCACCCGAGTATGCACGCGGTGTGGATATCCATCGGAAACCGGGCTACGACCCCGCCGAGCTCTTCTTCAACCCGGCGGACAACCTCGCGAAAGCAAAAGCAGGACTCAATCTGGTCAAAAAGAAGCTGGGCTTGCGATACGCCATGAGCACCGTGCCCCTTGATCCAACGCATGTGCGAGGGACCCATGGACGGCTTCCTGATTCGCCGGACGGTACGCCCCTGATTATCGGTTCGCATGACCGAATCCCTTCCTCTGTGGAGGCCCTCCTGGCTAAGGGCAGCCAGGTGCCCGCCGCCGCAGTCAAGGGACTTGTGCTCCAGACCCAGGGGATAGACGGCTAG